Proteins from one Bombyx mori chromosome 1, ASM3026992v2 genomic window:
- the LOC101743858 gene encoding potassium/sodium hyperpolarization-activated cyclic nucleotide-gated channel 4 isoform X3 codes for MPKTEGLHELYYEHICSITSKTDVLESDITGNGFVINLKRKWCDLFLLSYEDKRTRNYYTSSHAIRLERLRQFRHCIYRIHPFSKFRNFWDFLIVNVFLCNKILQHHNTSVILVTNTIIPYYIGIFFEFIIILDLFVNMNTGYVDSESREIILDLKKGLVRYFSTKLFIHVASAIPVQVIIFLKYGRNSYCSLCKANILISVLRLLSIIGLYRVYETTTYCNRNRKSLKAIHLHNFLRIILISFFTMLQIVNFSDTVSLLYILVNDDIDRSSHYGYLLKMSYKSSNSISSYKKIAYEFLRVCKSLVLFSVRPLKKTYYLDLIFSLMAHLIANIFYVWCLLECYDFFCCYKYTNDHIIMNVKSSADLVKSRKLPEKVYQRVVKYYKSNLSKMTVVKWQNCLYRSLPDILQREIMLSCYRGYIMRIPYFCDWPVSVIEDIVVMLKEKIYLANDIVAEPWIQGDGLIIVDAGELAVYSVDDEETAHLIDGDYFGELSLITDKEVRTSYVVTITDSQILTLDKGAFRMYMRNHTDLFFKLKHVLKKKFSDIDSTE; via the exons atGCCTAAAACAGAAGGATTGCATGAATTATATTATGAACATATTTGTTCCATTACTTCCAAGACCGATGTACTTGAATCAGATATTACTGGGAATGGCTTCGTCATAAATTTGAAAAGGAAATGGTGCGATTTGTTCTTACTTTCATATGAAGATAAAAGGACACGCAATTATTATACAAGTTCACATGCAATTAGATTAGAAAGATTAAGACAATTTCGTCATTGCATATATCGTATACATCCATTTAGTAAGTTTCG TAACTTCTGGGACTTCCTTATTGTAAATGTATTTCTTTGCAACAAGATATTACAACACCACAATACTTCAGTGATCTTGGTAACAAATACTATAATTCCCTATTACATAGGGATATTTTTTGAATTCATCATAATTCTTGATTTGTTTGTCAATATGAATACGGGTTATGTTGACAGTGAAAGTAGAGAAATAATTTTGGATTTAAAAAAGGGACTGGTACGGTATTTTTCGACAAAGTTATTTATTCATGTAGCTTCAGCTATACCCGTGCAagtcataatttttttgaaatatgggCGAAATTCATACTGTTCATTGTGCAAGGCCAATATTCTTATCAGCGTGCTACGCCTTCTCAGCATAATCGGTCTATATAGGGTATATGAGACAACAACGTACTGTAACAGAAATAGAAAGTCATTGAAAGCAATACATTTGCACAATTTCTTacgaataatattaattagttttttcaCTATGCTTCAGATTGTTAATTTTTCTGACACTGTCTCTTTACTATACATTTTGGTCAATGATGATATCGATCGTTCATCACATTATGGATATCTCCTTAAAATGTCTTATAAATCAAGTAACTCAATATCAAGTTACAAGAAAATAGCCTATGAATTTCTGAGAGTTTGTAAATCTCTTGTTCTGTTCAGTGTCAGACCTTTAAAGAAAACATATTATCTAGATCTGATATTCTCACTTATGGCTCATTTGatagcaaatattttttatgtgtggTGCCTTTTGGAATGCTATGATTTCTTTTGTTGCTACAAGTATACAAATGATCATATAATAATGAATGTAAAGTCATCTGCAGATCTAGTAAAAAGTCGAAAACTTCCCGAAAAAGTGTACCAGAGGGTAGTAAAATATTACAAGTCCAATCTTTCTAAAATGACAGTTGTTAAATGGCAGAACTGCCTATACCGATCATTACCAGATATATTGCAGCGAGAAATCATGCTGAGCTGTTATAGAGGCTACATAATGAGAATACCTTATTTTTGCGATTGGCCTGTGAGTGTCATTGAAGATATTGTTGTTATGCTGAAAGAGAAAATTTATTTGGCCAATGATATAGTTGCAGAG CCTTGGATTCAAGGTGATGGTCTGATAATAGTAGATGCAGGAGAACTAGCAGTGTATTCGGTTGATGATGAGGAGACTGCTCACCTTATTGATGGAGATTATTTTGGAGAATTGTCTCTTATTACTGACAAGGAAGTCAGGACATCATATGTTGTGACAATAACAGATTCTCAG ATTTTAACGTTAGATAAGGGAGCATTTCGTATGTATATGAGAAATCATACAGACTTGTTCTTCAAATTAAAGCATGTACTCAAAAAGAAATTTAGTGACATCGATTCGACTGAGTGA
- the LOC101744149 gene encoding uncharacterized protein LOC101744149 yields the protein MPKNITSEVREIILKVKEFMDEEKRMQVPIIPLSKVYVRVSAATGVSERTVLNIAREARLVEQGLLDPETLKKSPKKRVRTKGKIEVDEYDLQVIRRKIHEFYAFKKEVPTINKLLQILKEEINFKGSRETLRKILRKNGFQFRKTKNNKDKEQAPQQPTSVPPMVPPYIHTMFSHKSIQS from the exons ATGCCTAAAAACATAACTAGTGAAGTGCgcgaaataatattaaaagtgaAAGAGTTTATGGACGAAGAGAAACGAATGCAAGTTCCTATAATTCCTCTGAGTAAAGTTTATGTTCGAGTTTCGGCCGCCACAG GTGTTTCAGAGCGCACCGTTCTTAACATCGCGAGGGAAGCACGACTAGTGGAACAAGGCCTCTTAGACCCTGAAACTTTAAAAAAGAGTCCAAAAAAAAGAGTACGAACTAAAGGTAAAATTGAAGTTGATGAGTATGATTTGCAAGTAATCAGAAGAAAGATTCACGAATTCTATGCTTTCAAAAAAGAAGTTCCAACTATTAACAAGTTGCTACAAATTTTAAAGgaagaaataaatttcaaaggTTCTAGAGAAACCTTACGTAAGATACTCCGTAAGAATGGTTTCCAGTTCAGAAAAACGAAGAACAATAAAGACAAAGAACAAGCACCTCAGCAGCCCACATCAGTACCTCCTATGGTACCGCCATACATTCATACTATGTTCAGTCATAAGTCCATACAATCATAG